The Coffea arabica cultivar ET-39 chromosome 9e, Coffea Arabica ET-39 HiFi, whole genome shotgun sequence genome has a window encoding:
- the LOC113709433 gene encoding thioredoxin O2, mitochondrial-like: MKGIPTILRRLAASRPSSIAAGFSSSSSLTETLVLSSAAATLSYSTFVLSDDKRRPLFNSVVTPAISPNLPSTIPLNHSRSFSSDSSSGPSKIVSIESEEQLNDSLRKAQDESLPALFYFTAAWCGPCKFISPVIGQLSEKYPHVTTYKIDIDKDALAEALMKLGIHSVPTIHFFQNGKKASEMVGADVKQLNATMEELYK; this comes from the exons ATGAAAGGGATTCCGACGATACTACGTCGTTTGGCAGCCTCTAGGCCTTCTTCCATAGCTGCTGGATTTTCTTCTTCATCGTCGCTCACCGAAACCCTAGTGCTTTCCTCCGCCGCTGCAACGTTGTCGTACTCGACATTTGTTCTCTCCGATGACAAGCGCCGCCCGCTTTTCAATTCCGTAGTTACCCCGGCTATTTCTCCTAATTTACCGTCTACCATTCCTCTTAATCATTCTCGAAGCTTCTCTTCCGATTCCTCCTCAG GTCCATCAAAAATTGTTTCCATTGAGTCTGAAGAGCAGCTTAATGATTCACTTCGCAAGGCCCAAg ATGAATCATTACCTGCGCTATTTTACTTCACAGCAGCCTGGTGTGGACCTT GTAAGTTCATATCTCCTGTTATTGGACAGCTGAGTGAGAAATATCCTCATGTCACCACGTACAAAATTGACATTGATAAG GACGCTCTTGCTGAAGCATTAATGAAATTAGGAATCCATTCTGTG CCCACCATACACTTCTTTCAGAACGGGAAAAAGGCATCCGAGATGGTTGGTGCTGATGTTAAGCAGTTGAACGCGACTATGGAAGAATTGTACAAGTGA
- the LOC113710721 gene encoding uncharacterized protein, translating to MISLGVNSLSGSLPDYMCFHLPRLRFIGLSMNKFSGQIPSNLAQCSELQALSFSFNKFTGNTPKEIGNLKKLEVIYFAMNSLTGEIPKELANLTMLKFLDLSDNNITGEIPREISNLHNLEKLNLGWNNVSGSIPVEIFNLSRLKLMSLAGNKLSGILPSTVFYGLPNLEELYLNNNNFVGDIPESISNSSRLYFIILSDNKFTGPIPISIGNLRLLQVLDLTNNNLVCDSSYPELSFVSSLANSKNLRKLSVSNNPLNGILPDSVGNLSASLQTMYAYGCGLRDRIPDRIGNLSNLIILSLYNNQLTGSLPITVTGLLKLQAIMLHINKLSQVSLEYFCSFNNLGVISLSFNQIVGSIPECIGNVTSLRYLYLASNKFNFAPKSLWNLKDLLALDLSSNSLTGPLPLDVANLKIATAIDMSINHFSGGIPTTIGDMQNLNKLSLAHNQLQGSIPESIGSMLSLAKLDLSRNFLSGSIPKSLETLKYLTYFNVSFNNLSGEIPSNGPFRNFTSESFTSNAALCGAQRFLVPPCVRFSPQSLRKKKKYVIILVLSGVILVLGAMSLGFIYLRYQRKDRSPIEAYLSLVATQERISYHKLLQATDGYHERNFLGKGGFGSVYKGTLDDGRVVAVKVFDLQLEGALKSFDAECEVLRNLRHRNLTKVISCCSNPDFKALVLEFLPNGSLEKWLYSNDCFLDIIQRLDILVDVASALQYLHYEYSTPVVHCDLKPSNVLLDEDMVAHVSDFGLTKLLAPEEGIAYTKTLATLCYLAPEYGFQGLVSVKCDVYSLGIMMMEVFTRMNPSNEMFGENLSLRSWVLDSMANALAQIIDANLLSTTDDHFLEKLDCISSIMKVALNCTRESPGERSNIQDVLEALVKIKLQLLPLV from the exons ATGATTTCCTTGGGAGTTAACAGCTTGTCTGGAAGTCTTCCGGATTACATGTGTTTCCATCTTCCGAGACTGAGATTCATTGGCCTATCAATGAATAAATTCAGTGGTCAAATACCATCAAATTTAGCTCAATGTTCAGAACTTCAGGCTCTGTCTTTTTCCTTCAACAAATTCACTGGAAACACACCAAAAGAAATAGGGAACCTGAAGAAGCTTGAGGTGATATATTTCGCCATGAACAGTTTAACAG GTGAAATTCCAAAAGAGCTTGCAAATTTGACCATGCTCAAGTTCTTAGACTTATCTGATAACAACATAACAG GCGAAATACCAAGAGAGATCAGCAACTTACACAATCTGGAAAAACTCAACTTGGGGTGGAATAACGTGAGTGGTTCCATACCAGTGGAGATCTTCAACCTCTCCAGGCTAAAATTGATGTCGCTTGCAGGAAATAAACTTTCAGGCATTCTTCCTTCAACAGTGTTTTATGGGCTTCCCAATTTAGAAGAACTTTATTTGAACAATAATAACTTTGTTGGAGATATTCCCGAGTCCATCTCAAATTCTTCTAGACTTTATTTCATAATATTGTCTGACAATAAATTCACAGGGCCGATTCCCATTTCCATTGGTAATCTAAGGCTCCTTCAAGTGCTGGACTTAACAAACAACAATTTAGTCTGTGACTCTTCCTATCCAGAGTTGAGCTTCGTCTCTTCCTTAGCAAACTCCAAGAACTTGAGAAAATTAAGTGTGAGTAACAATCCACTAAATGGTATTCTTCCAGATTCTGTTGGGAACCTTTCTGCCTCACTACAAACAATGTATGCCTACGGTTGTGGACTCAGGGATCGCATTCCTGATAGAATTGGGAATTTGAGCAATTTGATTATCTTAAGTCTATACAATAATCAGTTGACTGGATCATTGCCCATTACGGTAACGGGTTTGCTAAAGCTTCAAGCAATAATGCTTCACATCAACAAACTAAGCCAAGTCAGCCTAGAATACTTCTGCTCCTTCAACAATTTGGGTGTTATATCTCTCAGCTTCAATCAAATTGTGGGATCAATACCAGAGTGCATAGGAAATGTTACTTCTCTGAGATATCTTTACCTAGCTTCCAATAAATTCAACTTTGCACCTAAAAGCTTGTGGAACCTTAAAGATCTTTTAGCGCTCGACCTCTCCTCCAATTCATTAACTGGCCCTCTACCTCTTGACGTTGCAAACTTGAAAATTGCAACAGCCATAGACATGTCAATAAATCACTTCTCGGGTGGCATTCCTACCACAATTGGGGATATGCAGAACCTGAATAAACTTTCCTTAGCCCACAACCAACTGCAAGGTTCCATTCCAGAGTCAATTGGTAGTATGTTAAGTTTGGCAAAGTTGGATCTATCACGTAACTTTCTCTCTggctccattccaaagtcacttgagACCCTTAAGTATCTCACATACTTTAATGTTTCGTTTAACAATTTAAGTGGTGAAATTCCGTCAAATGGCCCTTTTAGAAACTTCACTAGTGAATCCTTCACTTCGAATGCAGCACTTTGTGGAGCTCAAAGGTTCCTTGTCCCACCATGCGTAAGATTTTCACCTCAAagtttgaggaaaaaaaagaagtatgTAATCATTCTTGTTCTATCAGGGGTGATACTAGTTTTAGGTGCCATGTCCTTGGGATTCATTTACCTAAGATATCAAAGGAAAGATAGAAGTCCCATTGAAGCATATTTGTCGTTGGTTGCAACACAAGAAAGAATTTCATATCACAAACTTTTACAAGCAACTGATGGATATCATGAAAGAAATTTTCTGGGAAAAGGAGGCTTTGGATCTGTTTATAAAGGTACTCTCGATGATGGGAGGGTTGTGGCTGTTAAAGTGTTTGACTTACAATTAGAAGGAGCATTGAAGAGTTTTGATGCAGAATGTGAAGTATTGCGAAATCTGCGCCATAGAAACCTCACTAAAGTCATTAGCTGCTGCTCTAACCCTGACTTCAAAGCATTGGTTCTGGAATTTTTGCCTAATGGAAGTCTTGAGAAGTGGTTGTATTCCAATGACTGTTTTCTAGATATTATTCAGAGATTGGACATCTTGGTGGATGTCGCTTCTGCACTGCAGTATCTCCACTATGAGTATTCAACACCAGTGGTGCATTGTGATTTGAAACCTAGTAATGTCCTGCTAGATGAAGATATGGTTGCCCATGTAAGTGATTTTGGTCTTACAAAGCTGCTGGCTCCAGAGGAGGGCATTGCATACACCAAAACACTAGCCACACTTTGTTATCTTGCACCAG AGTATGGATTCCAAGGATTAGTATCAGTCAAATGCGATGTTTATAGTCTTGGAATTATGATGATGGAAGTTTTTACAAGAATGAACCCCAGCAATGAAATGTTCGGTGAGAATTTGAGCCTAAGGAGTTGGGTTCTTGATTCTATGGCAAATGCATTAGCTCAAATTATAGATGCCAATTTGCTGAGCACAACCGACGATCACTTTCTTGAGAAGCTGGACTGCATTTCATCCATCATGAAAGTGGCTCTAAATTGCACGAGGGAGTCTCCAGGAGAGAGAAGCAATATTCAAGATGTTCTTGAAGCACTAGTAAAGATCAAACTTCAGCTACTGCCATTAGTTTAG